CGGCGGTTGCACTTCACTCACGAAAACGACAACCGGCGCAAGCAGATTCTCGACGTCATCGCAGAGTTGCATCCCGCGGTCACGATCTACGACGGCTCGGCACATGACCGCAGACGACAGCGCGAGGCTTGCCTCAACGGCCTGGTCGCCGACCTGGCGACCACGAGCACGCGGATGCTCGTCCTCGAGACCGACGAATCCGTGCTCGACCTCGACCGACGCGTCCTTTATCGGTCGACCCGGCTCCACGGCTGCGAAGCCCTGGAGTACCGCCACCATCGCGCACACGAAGAGCCCCTGCTGGCGATCCCGGACGCGCTTGCCTGGTGCCGGCAAAGAGGCGGGCCGTGGAAGACCCGCGCCAAGGACTTCGTCGTAGGCGTCAAGATCGTCTGAGCCCGGAAACGCGAAACCCGGCCCGCCCACCGTCCGGAAGGCTGCCGGGTCCACTTCGCCCGCCTAGTGGCGGGTGCCAGATCACTATACCGCGCCCAGCCAAGATCACCATCAGACCTTCGAACGCTTCAGCACCCGAAGCCCGAGCCCGCGCCGCACCGGCCACGACACGCCACCCCGCCGGATCAGCACGACCGCACACACGACCGCGGCCAGCGCCGAAACCGCCCCGCCGATGTAGAACGGCGACCGCCCCCCGAACGCCTGTGCCATCCACCCCACCATCGGGCCGCCGATCGGGTTGCCGCCGATCAGCACGAGCACGTACAGGCCCATCACCCGGCCACGCATCTCGGGGCTGACCGACGTCTGCACCAGCGCGTTCGCCGTGTTGAGGAACGTCATCGTGGCGAAGCCGAGCGGGATCAGGCCGAGGCCGAACGTCAGGTACGTCGGCATGAAGGCCGTGAGCAGCTCGAACACGCCGAGGAAGAAGGCCGACACCAGCATCAGCCGGACCCGCGGCCTGCCCTTCGTCCCGCGGCGGGCCGACATCACCGCGCCGGTGAACGTGCCCACCGCGACCAGTGTCGACAGCAGGCCGTAGCCGTCGGCCGCGGTGTGGAAGACGTTCGCCGCGACGATCGGGAGCGAGCTGAAGTACGTGATGCCGAACGTGCTGACGAACAGCACCAGCACCATCACCGTCATCAGGTCCGGCCGCCGCCGGACGTACCGCAGGCCCTCGGCCAGCTGGCCCTTCTCTCGCGGCACCGCCGCGACGCGGAACAGCTTGTCCGGGTTCATCAGGACCAGCCCGGTGATCACCGCGACCGTGCTGAGCGCGTTCGCGATGAACAGCCAGCCGGTGCCGATCCAGGTGATGGCGAACCCGGCGATCGCCGGGCCGACGATCCGGGCCATGTTGAAGATCGACGAGTTCAGCGCGACGGCGTTCGCGATCTGGTCCCGGCCGACCATTTCGGCGACGAACGACTGCCGGGTCGGCACTTCGAGCGACGCCGTGATGCCGAGTGTGAAGCACAGGACGTAGACCTGCCACAGCGCCACGAGCCCGGTGATGTCGAGGACGCCGAGGATCGCGGCCTGCGAACACGCCGCCACCTGGATCCAGGTGAGCAGCCGCCGCTTGTCGACGCGGTCGGCGAGGACGCCGGCCCACAGCGAGAGGAACAACGTCGGCGTGAACTGCAGCGCGACCGCGACACCGAGGGCGATGGGGTTGTTGCCGCTGAGGGTGAACACCAGCCAGTCCTGGGCGATGCGCTGCATCCAGGTGCCGATGTTCGAGATGACCTGGCCGGTGAAGAACAGCCGGTAGTTGCGGACCCGCAGC
This window of the Amycolatopsis balhimycina FH 1894 genome carries:
- a CDS encoding MFS transporter, which encodes MFASLRVRNYRLFFTGQVISNIGTWMQRIAQDWLVFTLSGNNPIALGVAVALQFTPTLFLSLWAGVLADRVDKRRLLTWIQVAACSQAAILGVLDITGLVALWQVYVLCFTLGITASLEVPTRQSFVAEMVGRDQIANAVALNSSIFNMARIVGPAIAGFAITWIGTGWLFIANALSTVAVITGLVLMNPDKLFRVAAVPREKGQLAEGLRYVRRRPDLMTVMVLVLFVSTFGITYFSSLPIVAANVFHTAADGYGLLSTLVAVGTFTGAVMSARRGTKGRPRVRLMLVSAFFLGVFELLTAFMPTYLTFGLGLIPLGFATMTFLNTANALVQTSVSPEMRGRVMGLYVLVLIGGNPIGGPMVGWMAQAFGGRSPFYIGGAVSALAAVVCAVVLIRRGGVSWPVRRGLGLRVLKRSKV